From Toxorhynchites rutilus septentrionalis strain SRP chromosome 2, ASM2978413v1, whole genome shotgun sequence, a single genomic window includes:
- the LOC129770924 gene encoding UBX domain-containing protein 6, translating into MSSKLKKFIAKQKLKFGAAGPGRKLNSETSQSSSSHKQSSSSKDVYIPPKRNELSVEAKAAANAALARVQGKDKKEFNTSLAAIQAQVRRELEAERKAKAQENAADEQSSGLSDNEKKDLAVQGVFFRCPLISEEVLPRKDWKVKIKEFLYEQLESEKGLSACLIIYNCNPKEKYDVCIETLIKCLENIMNNPNEEKYKKIRMTNRMFCDKIKVCEGALDFLHAAGFAEITIDDEPYLIWSEDNMEPETALDGLIEALKCSEPFHLELDRNIQVLLPSQVRKTTLPPDFFRVSLEEIKREQQLRSDALEQAQILKTKAMREKEELRVIGRYKFSLIRIRFPNGVYLQGTFNVYEKFSQVCEFVQSCLMHEASEFVLVSPTGQRYTEAEMDKSLYDLRLVPTIVLNFSYENESHQLTDYLKEELMLLIQSL; encoded by the coding sequence ATGTCCAGCAAGTTGAAAAAATTCATTGCTAAACAAAAGCTGAAGTTCGGTGCGGCTGGTCCTGGTCGGAAACTCAACTCCGAAACATCACAATCAAGTTCATCCCACAAGCAAAGCTCTTCTTCAAAAGATGTTTATATCCCTCCAAAGCGGAATGAACTTTCCGTCGAGGCTAAGGCTGCTGCCAATGCTGCGTTGGCTCGCGTCCAGGGCAAAGATAAGAAAGAATTCAACACATCGCTAGCGGCCATTCAGGCTCAAGTTCGTCGAGAACTCGAAGCCGAAAGAAAAGCCAAAGCACAGGAAAACGCTGCCGACGAACAATCCTCCGGTCTTTCTGACAACGAAAAGAAAGATTTAGCAGTGCAGGGTGTATTTTTCCGATGCCCTTTGATCAGTGAAGAGGTGTTACCACGCAAGGATTGGAAGGTGAAGATCAAAGAATTCTTGTACGAACAACTTGAAAGTGAGAAAGGACTTTCAGCTTGCCTAATAATATACAACTGTAATCCGAAGGAGAAGTATGATGTttgtatagaaacattgatAAAATGTCTAGAAAACATTATGAACAATCCGAACGAGGAAAAGTACAAGAAAATACGAATGACCAACAGAATGTTCTGCGACAAAATAAAGGTTTGCGAAGGTGCATTAGACTTTTTGCATGCAGCCGGCTTTGCTGAAATAACAATAGATGACGAACCTTACCTGATCTGGTCGGAAGACAATATGGAACCAGAAACAGCGCTGGATGGTCTCATCGAAGCCCTGAAGTGCTCCGAACCATTCCATCTGGAACTAGATCGCAATATTCAAGTGCTGCTCCCATCCCAGGTTCGCAAAACTACGCTACCGCCGGACTTTTTCCGCGTGTCACTGGAAGAAATAAAACGTGAACAACAGCTACGATCGGATGCCCTGGAGCAGGCACAAATCCTTAAAACCAAAGCTATGCGAGAAAAGGAGGAACTGCGTGTTATAGGTCGATATAAATTTTCCCTAATTAGAATACGATTCCCCAACGGGGTTTACCTCCAGGGGACCTTTAACGTGTATGAGAAATTTTCGCAAGTGTGTGAATTCGTTCAATCCTGTCTTATGCACGAAGCATCAGAATTTGTCCTTGTTTCACCAACGGGCCAACGGTACACAGAAGCGGAAATGGACAAATCACTCTATGATTTGAGACTGGTGCCAACGATCGTTTTGAACTTCAGCTATGAGAACGAATCCCACCAGTTAACCGATTACTTGAAGGAAGAGTTGATGCTGCTAATCCAATCTTTATAA